A single region of the Ahaetulla prasina isolate Xishuangbanna chromosome 13, ASM2864084v1, whole genome shotgun sequence genome encodes:
- the MCEE gene encoding methylmalonyl-CoA epimerase, mitochondrial, with protein sequence MAALKAKLVAGLFARLHWRTPLVRGFSDRAIPQPLWKLGQLNHVAIAVPDLEKATALYRDVLQARVSEVLPLPDHGVYTVFVELGNTKLELLHPLGEKSPITGFLQKNKAGGMHHICLEVDNIANAIEELKKKKIRVLSDKPQIGAHGKPVVFLHPKDCDGVLVELEQA encoded by the exons GTCTTTTTGCGCGCCTCCACTGGAGAACTCCGCTGGTCAGAGGGTTCTCAGACCGGGCGATTCCCCAACCTTTGTGGAAGTTGGGTCAGCTCAACCACGTGGCCATCGCCGTGCCTGACCTGGAAAAAGCCACTGCTTTGTACAGGGATGTGCTACAAGCCCGAGTGAGTGAGGTCCTTCCCCTCCCCGACCACGGGGTCTACACGGTCTTCGTGGAGCTGGGGAACACGAAACTGGAACTTCTGCACCCCCTGGGAGAAAAGAGCCCCATCACGGGTTTCCTGCAGAAAAACAAGGCCGGGGGAATGCATCACATCTGCCTGGAG GTGGACAATATCGCCAATGCCATCgaagagctgaagaagaaaaagatccgCGTTCTGAGTGACAAACCACAAATCGGTGCTCATGGAAAGCCGGTGGTTTTCCTGCACCCCAAAGACTGCGATGGGGTCCTGGTAGAACTTGAACAAGCCTAG